aattaaatgttatttaacattGTCATTGAATGTAATTCCTGATTATTAATGTTAGTGTTTCTTTACCGTTAGCCAAAGATTATGTGGATTCTGACCCCTCTGGTCGCCGTGGCACCCCGCTCATCACTGTAAAGCAAGGCTTTGAGCCCCCAACTTTCACTGGCTGGTTCCAGGCTTGGGACGCAAAGATGTGGGACACAGACCCACTGGATCGCATCCGTGGTCGTTTCTAAAAGCACGCGCATTCAGACACGCAAACCTTTATATACTTCGCATAGCTTCCAGAATACTCACCTATTGTGTTTCATGCATTGATGGTCTGTAAAGGATGCAGATGGGAACACAGTAAGCAATAATGCTGCATGTTAAGCCACTATGTACTGTATTTTGCGACTATTAATGACTTTTTTGCCTTGTTGATTCCTATGCATTGACTTGCCATTTTATACAATTAAACTCTTTTATATGCTTCTGTATTCCAGTGATGTTTTCGACTGCATGGTCATTAtgaatttttaaaatgaaaattacaagaaatggaaatggaaaatgttttttttttttttttgagcaagtcAATAACATTTGTCTGTATTTGACAACTTGGTGCCATTTGGATTGTTAAAAATTGTACACGTGCATGGTTAATCCCTCGCAAATTTGCAGATTAAAACATCTGAGAGAATATATTGTAGTTGCTGAAAAAGATTTTAATGTATCTCTACCATTATTCTGAATCCCAGTATATAATAAATCACCTTTTCAAAATAGTGCTGAGTTGTGTGTTTGCTGATGTGGGACTGACTGACTCCAAACTTCTGAAAAACAATATGCATATTATGTTGTGTTCTATCAGATATTTCTTTTAGACCACACTGGTGTAAAGAGCAATAGTAATGTTGCGTGTTTTCCACCATATGTTTAGACCATAGTGACACATGGGTCATTCTGCTGAGTGTTTATGCTATGGATTAGCAGGTGTTTTAGCTCACCTCTCAAGCTCTTACTCATTCTGTCTCTTTATCTTCTTTCCAGTTCTCCCTAGCCTTCATTTACGTCTTGTCCTCTCATCCCAGCGTGTCATCAGAGAAAGCAGCCATGAATCAGAAGGCTGTACTGATCACTGGTTGTTCTTCTGGTATTGGATTGGCACTTGCTGTTCGTCTTGCCAAAGATGAGAAAAAGAGGTTTATGGGTAAGGATATCTATAGTCGTATAATAGTTAAAATAGAACAgttaaataatagtttattaatttttggtaatgttaatgaaaatacagttattcattgttagttcatgctgattcacagtgcattaactaatgttaaccagcttttgatttgaataattcattagtaaatgttgaaattaacattaactaagagtaataaatgctgtagaaggattctTCTTGCTAGTTCATGTTAACtgaagtagttaactaacatcaACTAATGGAACCTTGTTCTATCTAAAGTGTTATCGATAGATTGTCCCACCATTAGTGCTGTCAACAAAGGCATGTCCCAAAACAATTCTTTCTAAAAGGACAAATGTGAATGTGCACATTATTGACAGAAAGGAATGTGTAATATTCAAAGAGTTACTGTAACCTGTATGTAGTAAAAAATAGATTATCATAATCTTGTTTTTCCGTAAACAACTTTTTAAACTTTCTGCTATATAAATTGACATTGCATGTAGATTTACTACAAAGTAAGCTTCTGAGAAGCACTAATCCATTAGTCATTAAATAACACCTTCGATCACAATCTGTTACTTGGAAATGTAATCAGATTAGTAAAAagagataaatatatatagtctagttaaaaaaaaaaaaaaaaaagttagtctaTATATTAGCTTTATCAGTAATTATACGAGTAGCTTTAatagtaattaaattattattctccATCTGTTAGCTGAAACCTTAGCAGACTAGTTCAAATGAAAGTTAAGCTAAATATTTTGGCTTTGGCAGTGTATGCGACTATGATGAATCTGGCTAAACGTGGAGCTCTGGAGAAGGCAGCCGGTCATACTTTAGGCAGCACACTGGAGATCAAGCAGCTCGACGTCTGTGATGAGAAATCTATCAAAGCCTGTCTGGACAGCCTGCCCATGCGCAGAGTTGACATTCTCAGTAAGGGTTTCCTGTCTACTACTTACATCAAAACACAAATGCTATGCTTTAACTTTGTGGCCATAATATCTCATTTTACTCGCACACCGTGTGCACCGCTCCTTAACATAAGGCGGTGACAGACATAATTGTAACACGCAGGGATTTCTTTTTTACACTGCCCTTAACCCCGGATTATCTTAAATCTAAACCTCGCTTTTAACCCTGGAACCCTTTTAAATCTGTAAAATTCAAGAAGACTTCATGATTTGTTTCACTTGTCTTCTGTGAATCAGCATCGTTGATATTACCCTTGCATTATCTGTGTTACAGTTATGCATTTATGCAGAAATGCCGAAATGGGAATGATTGGCCCCATTGAGTGTCAGACCATTGATGAGATGAAATCTGTCCTGGACACCAACTTCTTTGGGCTTGTGCGACTGTTGAAGGAGATTCTGCCTGATATGAAGCAGAGAAAAAGTGGCCACATAGTGGTTATCAGCAATGTAATGGGGATTCAGGGTGAGttgttaaaaataacccaaccagCTTTTATTAATGACTGGTTTTTCTTAAGCCGATATTTGCATTTAAGCTCTTTATACCAGGGGGTGAGAGGTCCAACTTAGATACTTAAAGGATTAACAACAATGACTAAAGGAGCTCTGAGAGGATTCAGCCTGGGTAATCACTGTTGTGTTCACGTACACAGGTATTTTGTTTAATGACATTTATGCTGCTTCCAAGTTTGCTGTTGAAGGGTTCTGTGAGAGTCTGGCAGTTCAAGCTCTGAGATTCAATCTGAAGTAAGTGGTCACACTCATATATATGGTCCCAAAAACCCCACTACCccattaaaatgtattcactTAAACATGAATCTATGAACCACATTGCTTCATCACATCCTATGGTAGCTTTGCATGACTAAAATTACTCAAATG
This genomic stretch from Carassius gibelio isolate Cgi1373 ecotype wild population from Czech Republic chromosome B6, carGib1.2-hapl.c, whole genome shotgun sequence harbors:
- the LOC127960116 gene encoding retinol dehydrogenase 8-like; amino-acid sequence: MNQKAVLITGCSSGIGLALAVRLAKDEKKRFMVYATMMNLAKRGALEKAAGHTLGSTLEIKQLDVCDEKSIKACLDSLPMRRVDILIMHLCRNAEMGMIGPIECQTIDEMKSVLDTNFFGLVRLLKEILPDMKQRKSGHIVVISNVMGIQGILFNDIYAASKFAVEGFCESLAVQALRFNLNISLIEPGPVITEFERKVYEEGVKIDLSKADKVTADMFTNIYLKNYNQIFQSLGQTPEDVAEHTFKMITMTNPPFRHQINHLCTHMTNLKYADPSGDLPIETFYKMVFEHDKVFKTSLNFLKLLRWRSRNTLSLDKDKNAS